Proteins from a genomic interval of Phyllopteryx taeniolatus isolate TA_2022b chromosome 3, UOR_Ptae_1.2, whole genome shotgun sequence:
- the rnf215 gene encoding RING finger protein 215 isoform X2 yields MASPLLVLLWPGLVLPFAAAAPTRPWVAVVEVYAEQRFSGTLLRGEVVTASRGKSNEGPDEEPESLEGELVLIKDSEPQVSGDDKEEGELWIGVMPVEDHQVSAGSRQQESFTEAVVSRMKRALVLGASALIILALNQNTVREMDLSPVLSKPVIVIQTSENVTRLLGALLRGLHATAKITFGNILPDNLGATLTLWSSCGRSRGGRYGEWQGVICTGETNSQVQKYLQRLWDTVLWVALFLSTGVILQARWQNHDRQIHGNMEDVQKTISSLRTKTYRRPKVRRDETDNCAVCLEAFNHNQCLRVLPCRHEYHRDCVDPWLLLHHTCPLCKRSILGPGSETVACPQGFFWEFFPQPGQWF; encoded by the exons ATGGCGTCCCCGCTGCTCGTGCTTCTGTGGCCGGGGCTGGTGCTGCCTTTCGCGGCGGCGGCTCCGACTCGTCCGTGGGTCGCCGTGGTGGAGGTGTACGCGGAGCAGCGGTTTAGCGGCACTCTTCTCCGCGGGGAGGTGGTGACCGCTAGCCGAGGAAAGAGTAACGAGGGTCCCGACGAGGAACCGGAGAGCCTGGAGGGAGAACTAGTTCTG ATTAAGGACTCGGAGCCGCAGGTGAGCGGAGATGACAAGGAGGAGGGGGAGCTTTGGATCGGCGTGATGCCCGTGGAGGACCACCAAGTGTCCGCCGGGAGCCGGCAGCAGGAGTCCTTCACCGAGGCTGTGGTCAGCAGG ATGAAGCGGGCATTGGTGCTCGGAGCATCCGCGCTCATCATCCTGGCTCTCAACCAAAACACAGTCAGAGAA ATGGATCTGTCGCCGGTTCTTTCCAAACCTGTCATCGTGATCCAGACGTCGGAGAACGTCACCAGGCTCCTGGGAGCGTTGCTCAG GGGCCTCCATGCGACTGCTAAGATTACCTTCGGCAACATCCTACCTGACAACCTG GGCGCCACACTGACACTGTGGTCGAGCTGCGGGCGCTCCAGAGGGGGGCGCTATGGTGAGTGGCAGGGCGTCATCTGCACGGGGGAGACCAACTCGCAGGTGCAG AAGTACCTGCAGCGGTTGTGGGACACTGTCCTATGGGTGGCGCTTTTCCTCAGCACCGGTGTCATCCTGCAGGCCCGCTGGCAGAACCACGACCGCCAGATCCACGGCAACATGGAG GACGTTCAGAAGACCATCTCGTCCCTCCGGACCAAAACCTATCGAAGGCCCAAAGTGAGGCGCGACGAGACAGACAACTGTGCAGTCTGTCTGGAGGCCTTTAACCACAACCAG TGTCTTCGTGTGTTGCCGTGCCGACACGAGTACCACCGGGACTGTGTGGACCCCTGGCTGTTGCTGCATCACACCTGCCCACTGTGCAAGCGCAGCATCCTCG GACCTGGATCAGAAACTGTTGCGTGTCCACAGGGATTCTTCTGGGAATTTTTCCCACAACCAGGACAGTGGTTTTGA
- the rnf215 gene encoding RING finger protein 215 isoform X1 gives MASPLLVLLWPGLVLPFAAAAPTRPWVAVVEVYAEQRFSGTLLRGEVVTASRGKSNEGPDEEPESLEGELVLIKDSEPQVSGDDKEEGELWIGVMPVEDHQVSAGSRQQESFTEAVVSRMKRALVLGASALIILALNQNTVREMDLSPVLSKPVIVIQTSENVTRLLGALLRGLHATAKITFGNILPDNLGATLTLWSSCGRSRGGRYGEWQGVICTGETNSQVQKYLQRLWDTVLWVALFLSTGVILQARWQNHDRQIHGNMESLPKQDVQKTISSLRTKTYRRPKVRRDETDNCAVCLEAFNHNQCLRVLPCRHEYHRDCVDPWLLLHHTCPLCKRSILGPGSETVACPQGFFWEFFPQPGQWF, from the exons ATGGCGTCCCCGCTGCTCGTGCTTCTGTGGCCGGGGCTGGTGCTGCCTTTCGCGGCGGCGGCTCCGACTCGTCCGTGGGTCGCCGTGGTGGAGGTGTACGCGGAGCAGCGGTTTAGCGGCACTCTTCTCCGCGGGGAGGTGGTGACCGCTAGCCGAGGAAAGAGTAACGAGGGTCCCGACGAGGAACCGGAGAGCCTGGAGGGAGAACTAGTTCTG ATTAAGGACTCGGAGCCGCAGGTGAGCGGAGATGACAAGGAGGAGGGGGAGCTTTGGATCGGCGTGATGCCCGTGGAGGACCACCAAGTGTCCGCCGGGAGCCGGCAGCAGGAGTCCTTCACCGAGGCTGTGGTCAGCAGG ATGAAGCGGGCATTGGTGCTCGGAGCATCCGCGCTCATCATCCTGGCTCTCAACCAAAACACAGTCAGAGAA ATGGATCTGTCGCCGGTTCTTTCCAAACCTGTCATCGTGATCCAGACGTCGGAGAACGTCACCAGGCTCCTGGGAGCGTTGCTCAG GGGCCTCCATGCGACTGCTAAGATTACCTTCGGCAACATCCTACCTGACAACCTG GGCGCCACACTGACACTGTGGTCGAGCTGCGGGCGCTCCAGAGGGGGGCGCTATGGTGAGTGGCAGGGCGTCATCTGCACGGGGGAGACCAACTCGCAGGTGCAG AAGTACCTGCAGCGGTTGTGGGACACTGTCCTATGGGTGGCGCTTTTCCTCAGCACCGGTGTCATCCTGCAGGCCCGCTGGCAGAACCACGACCGCCAGATCCACGGCAACATGGAG TCTCTCCCTAAACAGGACGTTCAGAAGACCATCTCGTCCCTCCGGACCAAAACCTATCGAAGGCCCAAAGTGAGGCGCGACGAGACAGACAACTGTGCAGTCTGTCTGGAGGCCTTTAACCACAACCAG TGTCTTCGTGTGTTGCCGTGCCGACACGAGTACCACCGGGACTGTGTGGACCCCTGGCTGTTGCTGCATCACACCTGCCCACTGTGCAAGCGCAGCATCCTCG GACCTGGATCAGAAACTGTTGCGTGTCCACAGGGATTCTTCTGGGAATTTTTCCCACAACCAGGACAGTGGTTTTGA